The following are encoded in a window of Sulfitobacter sp. S190 genomic DNA:
- a CDS encoding N-acetyltransferase, whose protein sequence is MLDAARWMKVCYARLMQAPKKPETSAIITPPLRPFRPDDAYTVARLNDMASGGLLFNTWEKAAGEDGDSWEQGRLQQIEQVNSGWVVIVLDQGNGVEAVLMGQPHATDSVPTDGVDPIWTPLMELENMVPGSWCLNVIATLPEFRGQGHAAVLMQQAEMLARDGHHPSLALVVADENVGAIRLYQKCGFSEFARRSMVKGDWDGPGEDWVLMVKPLSDS, encoded by the coding sequence TTGCTCGATGCTGCGCGATGGATGAAGGTCTGCTATGCTCGCCTTATGCAAGCACCTAAAAAACCAGAAACTTCAGCAATAATTACGCCACCTTTGCGCCCATTCCGTCCTGATGATGCCTACACTGTGGCGCGGTTGAATGACATGGCGTCGGGAGGACTGCTGTTCAACACTTGGGAAAAAGCGGCAGGAGAGGATGGAGACTCTTGGGAACAGGGGCGATTGCAACAGATTGAGCAGGTGAATTCTGGATGGGTTGTGATTGTGCTGGATCAAGGCAACGGGGTCGAGGCCGTTCTCATGGGGCAACCACACGCAACTGATTCCGTTCCGACAGACGGCGTGGACCCGATTTGGACTCCTCTTATGGAGCTTGAGAACATGGTTCCAGGGAGTTGGTGCCTCAACGTCATCGCAACTCTGCCAGAATTTCGCGGTCAGGGGCATGCAGCGGTGCTGATGCAACAGGCTGAAATGCTCGCCCGTGACGGCCATCACCCATCCCTTGCGCTTGTCGTGGCCGACGAAAACGTCGGTGCGATCCGGCTTTATCAGAAATGCGGCTTCTCGGAGTTTGCTCGTCGCTCAATGGTAAAAGGCGATTGGGACGGACCGGGGGAAGACTGGGTGCTTATGGTAAAGCCGTTGTCAGATAGTTGA
- a CDS encoding tetratricopeptide repeat protein, with translation MDHILEASFGATDAFRAAVEIDPGFALGHAGLARALMYDADMAGAKAAISNAKEVNSSVSDRELAHIGILDLMLSGRVPEAREAVKRHAVDYPLDALAVQAGTNVFGLIGFSGCPGRESDLLAYTSMLAPHYGEDWWMMSMQALSLCETGNPQASLRLMERSLELNNANSNAAHFKAHAQYELGETQAGLDYLEDWMTGYDRRGIMQVHLAWHAALWALYLGDHAKMWSHVDASVAPGACPSALPINVLTDTAAIYWRAQLQGVEVPRERWATLSAYAAKCFPEAGQSFADIHAALAHAMAGDGDRLDKLAGAEKGFAADLVAPVSSGIQAILREDWTGALEALTPVMNDHARLGGSRAQRDILELTYANVLMRMGKGDEAGRVLRMRRPVLAKMLH, from the coding sequence GTGGACCACATTCTGGAAGCCAGCTTTGGCGCCACAGATGCCTTCCGTGCCGCAGTAGAAATCGACCCGGGGTTTGCGTTGGGTCATGCCGGGTTGGCGCGCGCGCTGATGTATGACGCCGATATGGCGGGCGCGAAGGCGGCGATCTCTAATGCAAAAGAGGTCAATAGCTCCGTATCCGACCGCGAATTGGCGCATATCGGGATTCTCGACTTGATGTTGTCGGGCCGCGTGCCGGAAGCGCGCGAGGCCGTGAAGCGACACGCCGTCGACTACCCTCTTGATGCGCTTGCCGTTCAGGCCGGCACCAACGTCTTCGGTCTCATTGGCTTTTCGGGCTGCCCTGGACGGGAGTCGGACTTGCTCGCCTATACCTCCATGCTCGCGCCGCACTATGGCGAGGACTGGTGGATGATGAGCATGCAGGCTTTATCGCTATGCGAGACCGGGAACCCACAGGCATCGCTGAGATTGATGGAGCGCTCACTTGAGCTCAACAACGCGAACTCTAATGCCGCCCATTTCAAAGCGCATGCGCAATATGAGCTTGGGGAGACGCAGGCGGGTCTCGACTACCTCGAGGACTGGATGACCGGGTATGACCGGCGCGGGATCATGCAAGTGCATTTGGCTTGGCACGCAGCGCTATGGGCCCTTTATCTTGGGGACCACGCCAAAATGTGGTCGCATGTGGATGCCAGTGTCGCACCGGGTGCCTGCCCCTCTGCCCTGCCGATTAATGTGCTGACGGACACTGCAGCCATCTATTGGCGCGCTCAGTTGCAAGGGGTGGAAGTGCCACGTGAACGCTGGGCGACCCTGAGCGCCTATGCCGCGAAATGCTTTCCTGAAGCAGGCCAGAGCTTTGCCGACATTCACGCAGCCCTTGCACATGCCATGGCCGGTGATGGCGACCGGCTGGACAAGCTGGCCGGTGCGGAAAAGGGGTTCGCCGCTGATCTTGTCGCACCCGTGTCGAGCGGCATTCAGGCGATCCTGCGGGAAGACTGGACGGGCGCATTAGAGGCGCTAACCCCCGTGATGAACGACCATGCCCGACTGGGCGGCAGCCGCGCGCAGCGGGACATTTTGGAACTGACCTATGCAAACGTGCTGATGCGGATGGGAAAAGGGGACGAGGCGGGTCGGGTGCTCAGGATGCGCAGGCCGGTCCTTGCCAAAATGCTGCACTAG
- a CDS encoding ABC transporter permease produces MIKTIGGLILRAIVVLFGTAILTFALLWNAPGDPAQAIAMARFDALLTQDVVDQVREEVGLNRSFWQAFGDWLRPLLRLDLGYSAVTGRPVWPDLRAAISYTFPLAFAALAIGLAISIPLAILATKRPGSWLDRFAVGIASLGNAIPSYWLGLILILIFAVQLAWLPALGASTPAHAILPALTLGLGVAASLTRIIRSGILEARIQPFLPAFRRRGVAAQSIGRDHIAPHAAIPVVTVFGLELAFLLEGLVLVEVIFGRPGLGTFLVQAILARDFSHVQAVVVLTALVFVTVNLLIDLIYRAIDPRIGEHNA; encoded by the coding sequence ATGATCAAGACCATCGGCGGCCTTATCCTACGCGCGATCGTGGTGCTGTTTGGCACTGCAATCCTGACATTCGCGCTGCTGTGGAACGCGCCCGGCGATCCGGCCCAAGCCATCGCCATGGCCCGCTTTGACGCGCTGTTAACCCAAGATGTTGTCGATCAGGTCCGTGAAGAGGTGGGGCTGAACCGATCCTTCTGGCAGGCCTTTGGCGATTGGCTGAGGCCACTGCTGCGGCTGGATTTGGGTTATTCGGCGGTGACAGGCCGCCCGGTTTGGCCGGACCTGCGGGCCGCGATCAGTTATACATTCCCGCTTGCCTTCGCAGCGCTTGCCATCGGTCTGGCCATATCGATCCCACTTGCCATCCTTGCCACAAAACGCCCGGGCAGTTGGCTGGATAGGTTTGCCGTTGGCATCGCGTCACTTGGAAATGCGATCCCGTCTTATTGGCTGGGTCTGATCCTGATCCTGATCTTTGCCGTCCAACTCGCGTGGCTTCCGGCCCTTGGGGCCAGCACCCCGGCCCATGCAATCCTGCCCGCACTAACCCTTGGGCTTGGGGTCGCGGCCTCGCTGACACGGATTATCCGCTCGGGCATCCTAGAGGCACGCATCCAACCGTTCCTGCCTGCGTTCCGACGCAGAGGGGTCGCCGCACAGTCGATCGGCCGCGATCACATCGCGCCGCACGCGGCCATTCCTGTCGTCACGGTCTTCGGGCTGGAACTTGCGTTCTTGTTGGAAGGGTTGGTCCTTGTCGAAGTGATCTTTGGGCGGCCCGGATTGGGCACGTTTCTGGTGCAGGCGATTCTGGCCCGCGACTTTTCACATGTGCAAGCCGTCGTCGTTCTGACGGCACTGGTCTTTGTCACGGTTAACCTACTGATCGACCTAATTTACCGCGCCATCGATCCCCGCATCGGAGAGCACAATGCGTAG
- a CDS encoding ATP-binding cassette domain-containing protein — protein MTLNAVGLSAIRSGRTILHPTSIEIASRGRIGLVGASGSGKSTLGHALIDDLRAQGHSVAHVPQSPDEALDPLRSMAFHWREAEVALGLAPGGADQAGLFGALKIAGGDLRKRPWAWSRGMQQRFVIAMALIGTPDLIVLDEPTSALDPVVAAATMELLGAFLKGRDTAMVLITHDLGLAARRVDTLMVMETGRLVEQGTTADVLERPQTPAAKALCAHRNWMALPC, from the coding sequence ATGACTCTGAACGCAGTCGGCCTGAGCGCAATCCGCTCGGGCCGCACGATCCTTCATCCCACATCGATAGAGATCGCATCGCGAGGCCGTATCGGCCTCGTTGGTGCGTCTGGGTCTGGCAAATCCACGCTGGGCCATGCACTGATCGACGATCTACGCGCGCAAGGGCACAGCGTCGCCCATGTGCCGCAAAGCCCGGATGAGGCGCTCGACCCGCTGCGCTCGATGGCGTTTCACTGGCGCGAGGCAGAGGTTGCGTTGGGCCTGGCGCCGGGGGGCGCGGATCAGGCGGGGCTTTTCGGGGCGCTGAAAATCGCGGGCGGTGATCTGCGCAAACGGCCTTGGGCCTGGAGCCGGGGCATGCAGCAGCGGTTTGTGATTGCCATGGCGCTGATCGGCACGCCTGATTTGATCGTGCTGGATGAACCGACGTCTGCGCTTGACCCCGTTGTCGCTGCCGCCACGATGGAATTGCTAGGCGCTTTTCTCAAAGGGCGGGACACAGCGATGGTCCTGATCACCCATGATCTGGGGCTTGCCGCGCGCCGTGTTGATACGCTGATGGTCATGGAAACCGGGCGCTTGGTCGAACAAGGCACGACCGCCGACGTGTTAGAGCGCCCCCAGACACCCGCCGCCAAAGCGCTTTGCGCGCACCGCAATTGGATGGCCTTGCCGTGCTGA
- a CDS encoding ABC transporter ATP-binding protein — translation MLKINALSVVRGSRMTLDDITLSLPAGKTLAIVGESGAGKSTLIGAILGLVKPASGDITWNDTAVRYIRPALVTQEPRAAFNPVLRLRQSVMEPVVAQGIMLAEGRLEQLCIGLELPPDLLDRRPHEVSIGQAQRAGILRALIASPPLVLFDEPLSALDAVTQKHTAQVIADVQAAEGFAALIVTHDLGYAVAHADQIAVLKDGHIEEIAGAKTFALNPQSAYCRRLRDAAIALGALEAVA, via the coding sequence GTGCTGAAGATCAACGCCCTGTCTGTTGTGCGCGGATCGCGGATGACGCTGGACGATATCACCCTGTCCTTGCCTGCCGGTAAAACGCTGGCCATCGTCGGCGAAAGCGGCGCGGGTAAGTCGACGCTGATCGGGGCTATTCTGGGATTGGTGAAACCGGCCTCTGGCGATATCACTTGGAACGATACCGCAGTGCGTTACATTCGCCCGGCCCTTGTCACGCAAGAGCCGCGTGCGGCGTTTAACCCGGTGCTGCGCCTGCGCCAGTCCGTCATGGAACCCGTCGTCGCGCAGGGTATTATGTTGGCTGAAGGCAGGCTGGAACAGCTTTGCATTGGGCTGGAATTACCACCTGACCTTCTGGATCGCCGCCCGCATGAAGTGTCCATCGGGCAAGCCCAACGCGCAGGCATCTTGCGCGCTTTGATCGCGAGCCCGCCTTTGGTTTTATTCGACGAACCGCTTTCCGCGCTTGATGCGGTGACGCAGAAACACACCGCACAGGTGATCGCAGACGTGCAAGCCGCGGAAGGATTCGCCGCGCTGATCGTCACTCACGACCTTGGCTATGCCGTCGCCCATGCGGATCAGATTGCCGTTCTCAAAGACGGACACATCGAAGAAATCGCGGGTGCGAAAACCTTTGCGCTGAACCCGCAATCAGCCTACTGCCGCCGCTTGCGTGACGCCGCAATCGCCCTTGGCGCGCTTGAGGCTGTGGCATGA
- a CDS encoding DUF6525 family protein: MSTNRPYASNLGQCDLRRKRRNSHPMDTYDGLPQPVRQWVAQAALPWSPNSVRRIWSKSRAKGLSHDEALHTLTQAEARTLARDRQSTAFKLNSPT; encoded by the coding sequence ATGTCAACAAACAGGCCCTATGCAAGCAACCTTGGACAATGCGACCTGCGCCGTAAGCGGCGCAATAGTCATCCCATGGATACCTATGATGGCCTGCCGCAACCCGTCCGCCAATGGGTCGCGCAAGCCGCCTTGCCGTGGTCCCCGAACTCGGTTCGCCGCATTTGGTCAAAATCGCGCGCGAAAGGGCTATCGCACGATGAGGCCCTGCACACACTGACCCAAGCCGAAGCCCGCACACTTGCGCGCGACCGGCAATCAACCGCTTTCAAACTGAATTCTCCGACCTAA
- a CDS encoding Rrf2 family transcriptional regulator translates to MKRNSRLSLALHTLSHMAGDPSRTRTSADIAAHAGTNAVVVRRVLGKLREAGLLASEKGHAGGWKLAKSAEIITLADVYLALDERLVSGSSDIAEPSHCNVETDLQRRVSEVLEDIEESLVQRLGETSIVDVHTKTCSYCDS, encoded by the coding sequence ATGAAGCGCAACAGCCGCCTTTCCCTTGCCCTCCACACGCTGAGTCACATGGCTGGTGACCCCAGCCGCACGCGCACGTCTGCGGATATTGCCGCGCATGCAGGCACGAATGCTGTTGTTGTGCGGCGGGTCCTTGGAAAGCTGCGTGAAGCCGGATTGCTGGCGTCTGAAAAAGGGCATGCAGGCGGCTGGAAACTGGCGAAATCAGCTGAAATCATCACGCTGGCGGATGTTTATCTGGCATTGGACGAAAGGCTTGTGTCCGGCAGTTCCGATATAGCTGAACCATCTCACTGCAATGTCGAAACCGATCTGCAACGACGTGTCTCAGAAGTTCTTGAAGACATTGAGGAAAGCTTGGTGCAACGACTAGGCGAAACATCGATCGTTGATGTACACACCAAGACCTGCAGCTATTGCGATAGTTGA
- a CDS encoding TetR/AcrR family transcriptional regulator — MVREPQQNRAKATRERILDAVCDLAVSKDGDAVTTTALAQQLDVSVGTIYRYFETREDALRAAYNDAYADLIGRWFKGLGNLSILDTDSAARELFGSYIAVADNHRTFLPLLKCIRKIQSLEEEQSQEGMPPDRLASFAAMLGVHLHPTNMQRMDLLRHLTTDLSHLYLMRPQSQRATLHAETLAMIALMLDRMRGDGG, encoded by the coding sequence TTGGTACGAGAGCCACAGCAAAATCGCGCCAAAGCAACGCGCGAGCGAATTCTGGATGCGGTCTGCGACCTCGCAGTATCCAAGGATGGCGACGCGGTGACGACAACCGCATTAGCACAACAGCTAGACGTGTCGGTTGGAACTATTTACCGCTACTTTGAGACGCGCGAAGATGCGTTACGCGCGGCCTACAATGACGCGTATGCTGACTTGATTGGTCGGTGGTTCAAGGGCTTGGGGAATCTTAGTATTCTAGATACTGATTCAGCAGCGCGGGAGCTATTTGGCAGCTACATTGCGGTGGCAGATAATCATCGGACCTTCTTACCGCTTCTAAAATGCATTCGCAAAATCCAATCACTCGAAGAGGAGCAGTCGCAAGAGGGGATGCCCCCGGACAGGCTGGCATCATTCGCGGCGATGCTCGGAGTTCATTTGCATCCCACCAACATGCAACGGATGGACTTATTGCGTCACCTTACGACGGATCTTTCGCATCTATACCTGATGCGCCCACAATCACAACGCGCGACGCTGCACGCAGAAACGCTGGCGATGATAGCACTTATGCTTGATCGCATGAGGGGTGACGGAGGGTAG
- a CDS encoding ABC transporter permease, giving the protein MRSVWALVIVLVLLTGLGPMLAPYDPTAINIPKRLAPPSTEFLLGTDALGRDILSRLMHGARWSLGLAFLISVISLVVGTTIGLIAALGGKVADWIMMRSTDTFLAFPELVAAIVIAGLMGAGTWSLIFALSVTGWMRYARVARGIGLSVQNQGYVVQARLAGLPRWSIARWHYLPSLVPSLTVVWTGMFARAILGISALGFLGFGVQPPNPEWGSMLLDARVHLRSTPLQMIWPGLAVVICVLAINLSGDALRDALAKRDVQE; this is encoded by the coding sequence ATGCGTAGCGTCTGGGCGCTGGTGATCGTCTTGGTGCTGCTCACGGGGCTCGGCCCGATGCTGGCACCCTATGATCCGACGGCGATTAATATTCCAAAACGCTTGGCCCCCCCAAGTACAGAGTTCCTTTTGGGCACCGACGCCTTGGGCCGCGATATCCTGTCCCGCCTGATGCACGGCGCGCGCTGGTCGCTTGGGCTGGCCTTCCTGATCTCGGTGATCAGCCTTGTGGTCGGCACGACAATCGGGCTGATTGCAGCCCTTGGCGGCAAAGTTGCGGATTGGATCATGATGCGCTCCACCGACACATTCTTGGCTTTCCCAGAACTGGTCGCGGCCATTGTTATCGCAGGCCTGATGGGCGCGGGCACATGGAGCCTGATCTTCGCCCTCAGCGTCACAGGCTGGATGCGCTACGCACGGGTGGCGCGCGGCATCGGCCTGTCGGTCCAAAACCAAGGCTATGTGGTGCAAGCGCGATTGGCCGGGCTGCCTCGCTGGTCCATCGCACGCTGGCATTACTTGCCGTCGCTGGTCCCGTCGCTGACCGTCGTCTGGACGGGCATGTTCGCGCGGGCGATCCTTGGAATATCAGCGCTTGGGTTCTTGGGCTTCGGGGTGCAGCCGCCCAACCCCGAATGGGGATCGATGCTACTGGACGCGCGGGTTCATTTGCGGTCCACACCGCTGCAAATGATCTGGCCGGGCCTTGCCGTGGTCATCTGCGTGCTGGCCATCAACCTGAGCGGCGACGCCTTGCGCGATGCGCTGGCCAAGCGAGACGTTCAAGAATGA
- a CDS encoding ABC transporter substrate-binding protein, translated as MSFFSRLASAAALSLIAALPATAQEGSLTISIGFGPTAEVPDPRAGYNGWMSNQTGVTETLMGIDYEMKLYPRLAEGIAQSSPTTWRVTLRDGLTFHDRSAVTAQAVIDAIAPIADEEHEGHNARIAGLLDLAGMSADGDNVVVFETNSPNAAFPWTLSEPGIAILGAASEAFPINATGPFVFKEAVPEQLYRVEANDNYRLGAPGLEEVRVVVSTNPATAALAFEAGEVDLVINYPETDFTRIKETGAQGFSAPTARLYFYTVNAASGPMANPLIRQAVSYAIDREGIVQAALSGVGGEAAGTVYPAGTGWAADIAASYDPARAEALLAEAGAVKDGDTWMLNDEPLEIDIVTYSSRAALPPTAELTQAFLSAIGVKANITVGEWGASNDAIAAGEADLFLQAWVTTPQGDPGAVLETLLRSDGGSNAGQYANAKLDALLDDGRLTFDHDGRKAIYDEVQQIIADDAAIIPVFHVSQTNVGVPGLTGYRVHPTETYWITHETKLTE; from the coding sequence ATGTCGTTCTTTTCCCGCCTTGCGAGCGCAGCGGCGCTTTCGCTGATCGCCGCCCTCCCTGCCACTGCCCAAGAGGGCAGTTTGACGATCTCAATCGGGTTTGGCCCCACCGCCGAAGTTCCCGACCCGCGCGCGGGCTATAACGGCTGGATGTCGAACCAAACCGGCGTGACCGAGACGCTGATGGGGATCGATTATGAGATGAAACTGTATCCCCGCTTGGCCGAAGGGATCGCGCAGTCGTCGCCAACAACATGGCGCGTCACATTGCGCGACGGGCTGACCTTCCATGATAGGTCCGCTGTCACTGCGCAGGCGGTCATCGACGCGATTGCACCCATCGCTGACGAAGAACACGAAGGTCATAACGCGCGGATCGCAGGCTTACTTGACCTTGCCGGAATGTCCGCCGACGGCGACAACGTTGTTGTGTTTGAGACGAACAGCCCGAACGCGGCCTTCCCTTGGACATTGTCCGAACCGGGCATTGCAATCCTAGGTGCGGCCTCAGAAGCGTTTCCGATCAATGCTACAGGCCCCTTTGTGTTCAAAGAAGCGGTTCCCGAGCAGCTTTACCGCGTTGAGGCAAATGATAATTACCGCCTTGGTGCGCCGGGACTTGAAGAGGTCCGCGTGGTTGTTTCGACCAACCCGGCCACGGCGGCTTTGGCGTTTGAAGCGGGCGAAGTTGATCTGGTGATCAACTACCCCGAGACCGATTTCACCCGGATCAAAGAAACCGGCGCGCAAGGATTTTCAGCTCCCACCGCGCGGCTCTATTTCTACACGGTGAACGCAGCCAGCGGTCCGATGGCCAATCCATTGATCCGGCAGGCAGTGTCTTATGCCATCGACCGCGAAGGCATCGTGCAGGCGGCTTTGTCCGGTGTGGGCGGTGAAGCGGCAGGCACAGTCTACCCGGCGGGAACAGGTTGGGCCGCTGACATTGCCGCCAGCTATGATCCCGCGCGGGCCGAGGCGTTGCTCGCCGAAGCGGGCGCCGTCAAAGACGGCGACACATGGATGCTGAATGATGAGCCGCTTGAGATCGATATTGTGACCTATTCCTCGCGCGCCGCATTGCCGCCCACCGCCGAACTGACGCAAGCCTTTCTGTCTGCCATCGGCGTGAAGGCGAATATCACTGTCGGTGAATGGGGTGCGAGCAACGACGCGATTGCCGCTGGAGAAGCCGATCTGTTCTTGCAGGCTTGGGTCACCACCCCGCAGGGTGATCCGGGCGCTGTGCTTGAAACACTCCTGCGCTCTGACGGGGGCTCCAATGCGGGCCAATATGCGAACGCAAAGCTTGATGCGCTGCTTGACGATGGTCGGCTGACTTTTGACCATGATGGCCGCAAGGCGATCTATGATGAGGTGCAGCAGATCATTGCGGATGATGCAGCTATAATCCCCGTCTTCCACGTCAGCCAAACCAATGTTGGCGTACCCGGTCTGACAGGCTACCGTGTGCATCCGACAGAAACCTATTGGATCACCCACGAGACAAAGCTGACCGAATGA
- a CDS encoding GNAT family N-acetyltransferase produces the protein MDEQNFRDAIISDTDRCFAIETSAYEGDEAATHTKISERIATYPEGFLILEVDGEVVGFINSGCAYEVEMSDEDFKELIGHDPDAPNVVIMSVVVDPTVQGRGYSRALMDAFIGRMRRMGKSSIHLMCKEHHVPLYERFGYSYLRPSTSDHGGMIWHEMSLDL, from the coding sequence ATGGATGAACAAAATTTTCGGGACGCAATTATTTCAGATACAGACCGCTGCTTTGCTATTGAGACCTCAGCCTACGAAGGCGACGAAGCCGCAACCCACACCAAAATTTCCGAACGTATTGCGACCTATCCTGAAGGCTTTCTGATCCTTGAAGTAGACGGAGAAGTCGTTGGCTTCATCAATAGCGGCTGCGCTTACGAGGTCGAGATGTCTGACGAGGACTTCAAAGAACTCATCGGACATGACCCAGATGCCCCGAATGTTGTCATCATGTCTGTGGTGGTCGACCCAACGGTACAAGGTCGCGGTTATTCACGTGCGCTGATGGACGCATTCATCGGACGGATGCGAAGGATGGGAAAATCATCAATCCATCTCATGTGCAAAGAGCATCACGTTCCGCTCTATGAGAGATTTGGGTATAGTTATCTAAGACCATCGACCTCTGACCATGGTGGAATGATTTGGCACGAGATGTCTTTGGATCTTTGA
- a CDS encoding tyrosine-type recombinase/integrase, with translation METPNLPAIRALRPAWNKGRIVGQKRPLKPKHVWAIRVRLELAENYRDLALFNMAIDSKLRGCDLCRMQVVDVMASVQIKERASVLQSKTQKPVRFEISEGTRASVAKWMEDPLMVGSEYLWPGRFHERLHISTRQYARIVRDWVTSIGLEATAYGTHSMRRTKVTQIYKKTGNLRAVQLLLGHTKMDSTVRYLGVELEDALAISEAIEI, from the coding sequence ATGGAAACACCAAACTTACCTGCCATTCGCGCACTTCGCCCTGCCTGGAACAAGGGCCGTATCGTCGGCCAGAAACGCCCATTAAAGCCAAAGCATGTCTGGGCGATCAGGGTTCGGCTCGAGCTTGCAGAGAACTATCGTGATCTTGCTCTCTTCAATATGGCGATTGATAGCAAGCTACGCGGTTGTGATCTTTGTCGCATGCAAGTCGTCGATGTGATGGCGTCTGTCCAGATCAAGGAGCGGGCGTCGGTACTGCAAAGCAAGACACAGAAACCCGTACGGTTCGAAATTTCGGAGGGCACCCGGGCATCTGTTGCGAAATGGATGGAAGACCCGCTAATGGTTGGGTCCGAGTATCTCTGGCCAGGCCGCTTCCACGAGCGTCTGCACATCTCAACCCGTCAGTACGCGCGGATCGTTCGGGATTGGGTTACGTCGATTGGGCTAGAAGCAACCGCTTATGGCACTCATTCGATGCGACGGACCAAGGTGACGCAGATCTATAAAAAAACGGGCAACCTTCGTGCTGTCCAACTTTTGTTGGGGCATACCAAGATGGACAGCACTGTCCGATATCTTGGTGTCGAACTTGAAGATGCTTTGGCCATATCTGAGGCAATTGAAATCTAA
- a CDS encoding DMT family transporter: MSGLDRPSLGISLRILSGLLMGGMFVSVKAVSADVPLGQIVFFRSFFAILPLLIFLLVRNEFPGGLATKRPGAHFLRASFGALALFASFAAVARLNLAEAILIAQLSPILMAVGAAILLSERLTKWRVLGLLFGFLGVIVLVWPELIASRGDARLLGYAIGVSAAALSALALIMVRSLNQTESPGAIALYFVLASMIGGIATLPWGWITPDWATLGLLILSGLFGGFGHIAMTLAFRYAEASRLAPFEYIALLWPLLADLFIFRLSLSNSFILAAPLILAGAVIAAAEKRNRKSRSWFGRRR; this comes from the coding sequence ATGAGCGGTCTTGATAGACCATCGTTGGGGATCAGCCTGCGCATTCTGTCAGGGCTACTGATGGGCGGTATGTTTGTTAGCGTGAAGGCCGTCAGCGCGGACGTGCCGCTGGGGCAGATCGTGTTCTTCCGCTCGTTTTTCGCAATTCTGCCGCTGCTTATTTTCCTCTTGGTGCGAAACGAATTCCCCGGCGGCCTTGCCACCAAACGCCCCGGTGCGCATTTTCTGCGGGCGAGCTTCGGCGCGCTTGCTTTGTTCGCATCTTTCGCCGCCGTTGCGCGGCTGAACCTCGCCGAAGCGATCCTGATTGCGCAACTTTCCCCCATCCTAATGGCCGTCGGTGCCGCTATCTTACTGTCCGAGCGGCTGACCAAATGGCGCGTTCTGGGCCTTTTGTTTGGGTTCTTAGGCGTCATCGTCCTTGTCTGGCCGGAACTTATAGCTTCGCGAGGTGATGCACGGCTTTTGGGCTATGCCATTGGGGTTAGTGCTGCCGCCCTGTCCGCGCTTGCCCTTATCATGGTGCGCAGTCTGAACCAGACGGAAAGCCCCGGCGCGATTGCGCTTTATTTTGTTCTCGCCTCCATGATCGGCGGGATCGCAACCCTGCCATGGGGATGGATCACGCCGGACTGGGCGACCCTCGGACTGCTTATCCTATCGGGTCTTTTCGGCGGCTTTGGGCATATCGCCATGACATTGGCCTTTCGATACGCAGAAGCATCGCGGCTGGCACCGTTTGAATATATCGCCCTGCTTTGGCCACTCCTCGCGGACCTCTTCATCTTCCGCCTCAGCCTGTCAAACAGCTTTATCCTCGCCGCCCCACTGATCTTGGCCGGTGCAGTCATTGCGGCAGCAGAGAAACGAAATCGCAAAAGCCGCTCTTGGTTTGGCCGAAGAAGGTAG